In Mycoplasmopsis phocirhinis, the DNA window ATTAGAAGTTTTTGAAGATGCGATTTTATTAAGATGAAACCAAAAAGGTAATATAAGAAAAATTAAACTTGCAAAATCGAACATTGCTTCGGTTCAAAAATACGTTAAATTTTAAGGAGAAAAATGTCAAAAACTATTAAAAATTCAAACATAGCTAAAGATTTTTACGAAATTGTTAAATCATTTGAGTTTAAACAAAGATTAAATTTGAACGACATCATCAATGTTTTCAGTGCCGAAACCACTAAAATACTTTCAAAAATTGATGAAGATATTCAAGTTGAATATATATTGAATGAAGATGATAAAACTCTTACACCTTTAGTTACAACTTTGTCTGTTATTTCGGATGAAGAAGCATTGGAACTAACAAACAACATAGACCATGATGCACGTTTATTAATGTTCACAACTCATATTTCTTTATCAGATGCTCGTTTAATACAAAGTGATTGTCAAGTAGATGATGTTGTAGCAAAAGAGCTGAATTTAGAAGAGTTTTCAAAAGTGTTGAAAAACACTAAATTTCCTAATTTATTAAGGACAATTCACTCATCAATTCAACAAGGAATGTCTGTTTTAAGAAAACAGAGAGTATATGAAATTTTTAAAAACCGAATAGGAGAAAGAGTACGCATTCAATATAATGCGAAAAACTCAGATGGTTCTTGAAATGTTCAAATTACGGAAGAAGACGCAATGTCAACACCAGCGTATTTACCTTCAAATCTTGTTAGTTCAAAAGCAAACATAAAAGTTGGTCAATATGGACACGCAACTATTATTAATGTTGAAGAAGAAGCGAGATTAAGCCAAGTCCAAGTTTCAGTGGATTCTAAAGAAAATGTTGAACAAGCTTTAAGAGTTAGTATTCCCGAACTTAATGAAGGTTTGATTGATATCGTTAATGCTGTAAGACAACCAGGAGAAAGAACTAAAGTTGCGTTTAAAGCAGGGGCAAATGCACCAACAGATTTTGATGTTTTTGGGGCAATTATAGGTCCAAATGGTCAAAGAATAACTGGTGTTAATGAAGTTATAGGCGAAAAAATTGATGTTATTTTATATGATGATAATCTTAGAAAATATATTGCAAACGCAATGTCGCCGGCAAGAGTTATTGACGTTGTTGAAAAAACAAATAACGAACAAAATGCTGTTAAAAACTCATTTTGAGTTATTGTTGCCAAAGAATCGCTTACACCAGCAATTGGGCGTAGAGGAGTCAATGTATCTTTAGCTTCTAGTTTAACCAATTGTAATTTAGATATTATTAGTGATGTGGAAGCAAGTGCTCAAGGCATTATTTTCAATAATATTAAATCAAATGATGTAAAAACATTTGTAAGACGAAACACCAGAGCAACAAGACGTCCAAATGCTTTTGATGTGTCAAAAATCAATATCACAGCCGACTCATTTGACGATGATGTTATGAGTTTTACTGAACAAGAATTTAAGGATATTGATACATCAGATTTTGGTTTAGAATTTGAGGAATTATTTAAACAACATCAACAAAATAATGAGCAAATTGTTGAAGATAAATTTACTTTAGATGATGCTATAAATAGTTTTGCTGCCGAAAATGACAAAGTAAATCAAATTAAAGATGACTTTGAAGATTATAAAAGAGTTAAAGAAGTTATGGAAAACTTTAAAACTGACGAAGATTTATCAAAATACGGGCTTGATGATTTTGATTTAAGTGAATTTGATGACGAAGATTGAGAGGAGTAGTTTGGTTAAACGTAAATGTATTATTACTAATCAAATTTTGGAAATTAGTAATTTGATAAGATTTGACTACGATAAAAAAAATAATCAAATTTGTTTGGATTTAGATAAAAAACTCAAGGGACGCGGTGCTTATCTTTTATTAAATGAACAAACCTGACAACAAGTTTTAAAAACAAAAGCACTAAATCGTACTTTTAGAACAAATGTTAATCGTGAAACTTACATTAATATACAACATCAATTAGAGGAGGCGAAATGTCTAAAAAAAATAGAATAACAAATCAACACGATGTTCAATCGCAATTAAATAGTATTAAAACAGAAGTAAAGGATGGTGTTTTTATTTTTACTGGCTCAATGCCTTTAGGTGAATTTGCCAATAAAGTGAAATTAAATCCCAACGATTTAATTAAAAAATTTATGATGAAAGGCAAACTTTACCAAATAAATCATATTTTAGAAGAAGAAGAAATTGCTGAATTATGCCTTGAATTAAATCTTGATTTTAAAAAAGAACAAAGCGTTGATGCTTCAAATTTTTTAAACACAGTTGAATTAATTGATGATGAAAAATCTCTTAGTAAACGTCCACCGGTCATTACGATTATGGGTCATGTTGACCACGGTAAAACATCTTTATTAGATTTTATTCGTAAATCAAAAGTTGTTGAAAGTGAAACTAGCGGTATTACCCAGCACGTGGGTGCATATCAATTCATCAACGAAAAAGGAACTATTACTTTTATTGACACACCTGGACATGAAGTTTTTACTAAAATGCGTTCAAGAGGTGCGCAAGTAACTGACATAGTTATTTTGGTAGTGGCTGCTGATGATGGGGTTATGCCGCAAACAAAAGAAGCGATCCAACATACTAAAGCAGCAAATGCACCTATGATTGTTTTTGTTAATAAAATGGATAAAAGTACTAAAGATATAGAAAAAGTTAAACGCGAACTAGCCGAAAATGATGTTATTATTGAAGAATATGGCGGAGAAACACCTATTGTTTATGGTTCTGCAAAAACTGGCCAAGGTGTTGATGAATTATTAGATAATATTATTGCTTTTTCGGATTTAATGAATTTAAAAGCCAATAAAAATCGTTATCCATCGGGTTTTGTTTTAGAATCTAAAGCTGATAAAGGTGTTGGTGTTGTAGCAACATTGATAATTGATAATGGTACCTTATATAAAGGTGATTATATGGTGGCTGGTTCAACTTATGGTCGTATAAAATCTTTAAAAAACACTAACGGTAAAACCATTGAATTTGCTACTCCAGGGATGCCCGTGGTTGTATCAGGTTTGAATACTTCTCCACAAGCAGGCGAAAGATTTATTTCTTTTGAAGACGAAAAATTTGCTAAAAAAATAGCGATTGAAAAACAACAAATGGATAAAAGAACCCATTTATTTAATCGCACTCAAACAACTTCGGATGAAGACGGCAAAAAAATTCTTAATGTTATTATTCGCTCAGATGTACAAGGTACTTCGGAGGCACTTAAATCTAAATTAGACGGAATGAATAATAACGAAGCAATAATTAAAGTTATAGGAGCTCAAACCGGTGAGGTTTCAAATTCAGATTTATTATTAGCCCAGGCCTCAAATGCTTTAATTATTACTTTTAGAATTAAGGCTAGTTCAAACATTAAACAAAGCGCTAAACAAGCAGGTGTAAAAATTGCTCATTACGACGTGGTGTTTAAAGTTATTGAAGATATGCAAGCTTGATTAGATGGTGAAAAAGCTGTTGTTTATGAAGAGAAAAAAATTGGTTCAGGACATATTATTAAGACATTTTTCTATTCAAAAGTTGGAACGATTGGTGGTGTATTACTTGATGAGGGAGTTGTAAAAGCACACTCTAAAGTAAAAGTATTTCGGAATAAAAAATTGATTCATGAAGGTATAATTGACACTCTACGTCGCGATATTAATGATGTTAAAGAAGTGGAAAAAGGTAAAGATTTTGGAATGAAAATTCATAAATTTAATGATCTTAAAGAAGACGACATTGTTGAATTTTTTGAAGATGTTCCAGTAACTATTTAAATTTTGATAATAATTTGGAGATTTAATGGAACTAGAAAAATACATTAGAGATATTTGAAATTTTCCTAAACAAGGAATTTTATTTAAAGACATTAGCCCATTATTAGCTAATGGTGATGCTTTAAATTACACAATCGTTCAAATGGCTAATCTTGCAAAGGATTGTGATATTATTGTTGGTCCAGATGCTAGAGGTTTTTTATTTGGCACCCCAACTGCTGCAATGTTAAAAAAACCATTCATTATGGTAAGAAAACCAGGCAAATTACCTGGAGAAGTTATTAGTAAAAATTACGATTTAGAATATGGTAATAACGTTTTACAAATTCAAAAAGGTTTTGTGAAGCCTGGCCAAAGTGTAGCGATAATAGATGATGTTTTAGCAACCGGAGGGACTACAAAAGCAATTGTTACATTGTTGGAGGAACAAGGGGCTGTAGTAAAGCGAATAATTTTATTATTAGAATTAGAATCGCTTAAAGGCAGAGACAAATTTAAAGATAAAAAAATTGAAGTAAGTTCATTAATTAAAATTAAATAATAGACAAAAATTGACTGGCAAGTCAATTTTTTAATACACATCGTTAGCGTCTAAAATTAAGTCATAACTGATTGGTGAGTGATCTGAAACCCCATAATAAATATACCCGGTTTCATTTGCGTATTTTTTATTAGAATGGTGGTTGCAATATTCAATTCATTGTTCTAAAGATGAAATATTAGCAAACTGAAACACAGTTGGGTCATTAACAAAATCGTATAAATGATAAATTTTTTCGTTTGTATATTGTAGATTTGAACTATGAATTATTTTGTCATATGGCTGACTATATTGGGCGTATGATTTTTTTAATGAGGTTGCAAAATGTTCGCTATCACTAAAAACAAGTTTTGCGTCATAATTATTAACCCACTCAAATGCTTTATTTTGATTTGATAATTCAATATTTGTATCACCTTGGAAAATTAAATCATCATCACCGTTATTTATAGTTTTAGCTCATTCAAAAACATTTTTTATGTTTCAAGCTTCATTGAATTCGCCTGAACCGTTTTTACCTTTAACTTTTATTTCGCCGTTTTGAACTCCTGGGCCATCAAAATGAGAAAGCAGATAAGTAAAATTATTATTTTTATAATCTAATAAATTAACTTGAAATTTAACACTAAACGGTGGTCTAGAATAACCCAATAAACTGCCACCAAACTTTGGTTCAAAATTAGAGTTATCATATAAAGCATAATATTGATTATTTTGTAATAAAACTGGGGAAACTATTGAATTTTTGTAAATAAATGCAGCATATTTATCTGCTTGAGATTTATGTCCTTTTGCAATTGGATATTCATCAGAAATAATATATTTTCAATCATTATTGGCTGAGTGTTTGGTATCTATTTGTTTTAAGAGCTCAACTACTTTTTGAATTGCTAATTCACTATCTAATTCCGTTATGCCTATAACATCATAACCTTGTGTATAGATTATTGAAGATATAGCTTCTGCTTTAGGTTTAAAATTTTGAACTGTACTTTGTCCAAAATTTAAAACATTTCACGAAGCTAATCTTAAAAAGTTTCTTGAATCAATTTGTCTTTGCTGACTAGCACTTTTGTTTTGGTTTGCAACTTCATTTTCGTTTGAATTGATTATATTTGTGTTATTGGCAGAATTTTTGGTATTTGTTCGCTCATCATCAATTGTTTGAATTTTGTCAGATTCTTGAGTATTGATAGCAATATTTTCAATATCTTTTTGTTGAATAACACTATCGTTATCCATTTGGTTTTGGGTTGAGTTATTGTTTATGATTTTATTACTAGCAACAATATATTCTTTAATGCTTGAAGTAAAATTTGCATTTTTTAATTGATAAAGAATTTCAATTTCACCGTTTGCTTTTAACTCTTTATTTAATATTATGATTTTAGTATTTTTTAAATTGTTTTGTTTTAATTCAAAAGAATATGAACTTAATTCATCAAGAGTTATTTGGTTTATATTTGATTTTAATTGAATTGAAACTTGGTTTAAATTTTGATTATTATTACATGCTAAAACACTAATTGGGGTCAATAAAATCGGAACAGACAAAATTAATTTTAATTTATTTTTGTTCATAAAATTATTATACATTTTTGTTGATTAAGTTTCATTTTAATTTTAAAACAAAAATAGCAAAACTATAGTCTTGCTATTTTGAAATATTAATTTTGGGTATTTGAGGTACTTTCATTAAATAATTCTAGTTTAAATACTTCAGTGTCATCTTCGCCATTTTCTAAAACTAAAACATATTCTAAATAATATTTAGTTCCGTCTTTAACAATTGCTATACCTTTGTTTGAACCTTTTTTGGCTGGCCATGAGACATTGTGGTTATTACCGTGGGTTAATACCTTAACATTATCTGGTGTAGAAAGAGCTGATGAGAAGTTGATTTTTTTACTTGTAATTGTAGTACCTTTATTATCTAAACGAATAAATGCTACTTTTCTATCGTTTGCATCTTTTGTTTTGCTTTGATTATAAGCAGTTTTTATTTTTTCGTTATTATCTTGGTTTGCTACATAGGTGAATAATGTACCATTTGATGCTAAAGGATATAATTCAGCAACCCGATATGTTTTATTTTCAACAGCTTTAAAACCACTAAAATCATAAGTTTTTAGCACAGGTTGTGAATTTTCAACAAGTAAATTTGTTCAATTTACACTAACTTTGGCAACAGTGTTATTGTCTTGATCAACACTAACTCCCGATATTTCAGCATATACTGCTTGAGTATCATATTGTGGAAGAGTGAAATTTGAAGCTAGCAATGTAGCTGCGTTAGTTTGGGTTTTATCAATGTTCGAATTTAATGATGGTTTATACATTTCGTTGTTAATATATTGTTCAAAATTAAATTCTTTTTGTTTGAAACCACTCAAACTATATTCTTTGTTAAATGAATTATTATCCTTAGTTACGTTTAAAACTAAAGTCAAATTTCCTTTATAATCATTAACTGAATCTTGTTTAATAGTTAAAGTTTTTGTAACATCATTGGCAAATGTATATGTTTGATCACCATTTTTAAACACGAATGATTCAGTTTGTGCAGCTGATGGTAATGTTTGTGTCATCGAAGGATATTCAACAGTTAAATTAGCAAATTGAGCATCAAAACTATCGACCTTAAAGCCTGTTAATTCTTGAGTTTTAACCTCGGTTTCAAGAATTTCTTCGCCCACAGAACTACCGATAGTGTATGTTACAACTACTTTGCCTTCACCAGGTTTTGGTGTAAATGATTTAACTAAAATCATTAATTCTTGATCATCCAAATTATGGGTTAAAACTTCTTGGTTTGCATCAATTTCTTTACGACGACCAGCGTCCGGATAAATCAAAGTTACGTTGGCTGTTTTTTCATTTAATTGTTCTTGTGTCAAAAAGTTAAATTCTTGATTTTGTGAAATTACTACGTCTTCATAAAATTCGCTTGGTGTTTTTTTATTTTTGTATTGCGAAAGTCTAAATTTTAGTGCATAACCATTATTTGTTTTTACTAAAATTGCACTATTATTTAATTCACTATCTTGCATACCTTCTTGTTTTGGTGAAGCGGTATTAACACCAAATCCTAATCTAAAATCAGGATTAATTTCAAATAATTTTATTCTTGAATTATTATCGCTATTTTTGTTGTAAGGTTTATCATAAAAAGCGTTTTGACGAAAATCTCAATAAATTTTAGTGCCGTCTTGAGCGGTAGCAAAAAAGTTTGAGCTGGCAATATTTTTTACTATATTGATGTTTTTAGGTAAATTTTCGTATGCGTCCTGAATTTGTTGTGGATATTCAGGTTTAAAACCTTCAATTTGTTTAACAATTGATAAAGTTTTGCCGTTTTTTTCGGTTATTGTAATTGTAACATCCAAAATTGTTTTATTGTTTTGGTTAGTTGCTACATTACTAACAACAACATTTGCGTCTGAATTAGTTAATTTCACACTTACATCGTGAACAGTCATATTTTTAGCGTAATGTTTTTTCGCTTCATCGTTTACACTTAAAACTAATAATTCTGAATAATTTACACTTGGTGCATCTGTATTTACATTTGCTGTTGCTTGATTAGGTTGAGAAAACCCGGTTATAGTTTTGATTACTTTTTGAATTTTTCCGGTTTTATCATCACGAACATCTAAAGTAACTAATAAAGTTGTATCTGATTCGCTTGAAACCTTTACTTCTTTTACTGTAACAGTAATTTTATCTTCGGTTGTTACAAGTGCATTTATATCACTGATATTAATTGAAGAAGCCGGTTTTGACATTAAACCGCTTTTTACTCCCACAGTTATTTTGTCAGAATAATCTGTTTGTTTTGCACATGATGCAGCAATTGCTGGGAATGCCGCCAATGAAGTTGTAGCTAATGTTATAAAGCTAAGTTTTTTCTTGTTCATTTTCCTCCTATGTTTTACATTCTTTTATTTTATATTAAATTATCATTTTGAAGCGAGATACGCTGTATAAGTATTAAATTTATGGAATTTTGTGAAAAAGATTGCTAAAAATAGCGTTTAGAAGCGCTATTGTTTAAATTCATTTCATTTTTGGATTACCGAATTCAAGTTAAAGTTTTGTAATTCTTTTATTCCGTTTTCGATATTTACATTAGCTACTGAATAAAATGCGATATCTAAATTCATTTCTACATTTTTGTTTAAAATGGTTAAAGATTTTGCGAATTTAGCATCTTCATAACCTAATTCAAGTTTAGTTTTAGTGGCTCCTTTGATATTGTTAATATTTTGGTAAATATTTTCAAGTGAGCCATATTGTTGTATAAGTTTAATCGCTCCGATTTTTCCTATACCATTAACACCTTTAATGTTATCTGAATTATCTCCTGCTAATCCCTTTAAATCAGGTATTTGGTGTGGTTTAATTTTATGAAAGTATTCAAAATTTGACATTGTGTATAGATCAAATTCATTGACATTGTTTTTATAAATAACACTAGTGTCTTTGTCAACCAGTTGTAACAAATCTTGATCTTTAGAAAAAATATATTTTTCAACATCATCAATTTGAGCCAAAGTGGCAATTAAATCATCAGCTTCATCACCAATTTGTTCAAATCATTTAATGTTAAAAGCAGTTAAAATTTGTTTTACATAACTAAATTGTTCGTGAATTATTTCTGGTGCTTTTGTTCGGCCAGCTTTATAATCTTTATATAAAAGATGTCTTTTGGTTTTGCCGTGTGCGTCAAAGGCTATAAACAAATATTGTGGTTGAATGTAATTTAGAATTTTATGCAAAGTTAAAAAAAAGACATGTACACCATTTGTGCTACGTCCTTGATTGTCTTGCATTGAAGCACCATATTTTGCATATGAGGCATAAAAAGATTGAAATAGTAAAAAATTACCATCAATAAGTAAAAATTTTGGTTTAATCATTTAGATTCCTTTAAAAGTTATTATTTTTAGTTTTGAATTATTATTTGATATTTTCACATTTAATAAATCATTTTTTTTAACATTAGATCACTCATCTCATTTTGCGATATTAATAAAAAAACTTTGTTTTAGAGTGCTGTCACTTAATTCAACGATAAAATATGGCTTTAAATTGATTTTTTTGATTTGCTCCACTTTTACTATTACTCACTCTGAATAATTAAGTGGTATAGAATTTAATTTAACATCACCTTCTTTTTCAAAACGTGAAGTATCAAAAGCATTGTATGACATTCCCAGCAATTCTTCTTCGTTTTTAACTTCAAAAGCAATATCACGTTCAATATTTTCAACTAAATAATCAAAATTGCCCATTTTTTCAAATTTAGCTTTTAATGTATTTCAATCTGTAATTTTAGAAGCACTTTTGAAACTATCTAACATTATCCGTGATTGTTTTAAAACAAAATTCATATGGCCGTATTCTCTAAAAACATTAGCGCGAACTAAAATATCAATTGCATTTTCAGTTAAGCCACCAAAACGCAAGCGCAAAATAGTTTCATTTAAATTTTTGCTAAATGGACCTAATTCATTGATGTTGTTAATAATTTTATTTACACTTTCGCCACCAAAACCTTTAATAATGTCAAAAGGTAACCAAATCTGTTCATTTTTAATAACCGTATTAACTGATGAATTTAATATACAAGGTGAATTTACAATTTTATTTTGTTTTCTAATTTCCAAAGCATATTGATTGATTTTAGTTTGTGAACCTCTTGAATTAGAAATTAAAGCTGAATAAAAAATTAGAGGATAATAAGTTTTATAAAAAGCCATTTTCATTGTTAAAAATGCATATGAAACCGCGTGTGATTTATTAAAACCATATTCTGCGAAACGTTCAATATTTGAATAAATCTTATAGACTTGGCTTTGATTTAAACCGTTTTGTAAAGCTCCATCAATAAATTTTTGTTTATATTGCTTAATTTTTTGTTCATCTTTTTTACTGATTGCACGTCTTAAAAAGTCTGCCTCAACAAAACTCATATTTGCTACTTTTTGAGCTATTAACATTATTTGTTCTTGATAAACCATAATACCATATGTAGAACTTAATATTTGATCATACACAGGATGAATACTTTGGATTAATGATGGGTTTTGTTTATTATTAGCATAAGTAGTAATATATGCCATTGGACCAGGACGAAATAGAGATATAATCGCGTATAAATCTTCAAATAAATTTAATTTAACTTTTGAAATTGTTTTTTTCATCCCTGGTGATTCTAATTGAAATAACCCTTCAGTTAAACCATCATTTAAATTTTTAAAAACATTTTGATCATTAATAATTTCCTTATGTTCAGGTTTTTTTAATAAATTTTCAAATCAATGATTTTTATCAATAAGTTGTTCCATATTTTGAATTTCTGTTAAAGTTTTTAGACCTAATAAATCAATTTTTAAAAGTCCAAAATCTTCAACATAATCCATAGGTAGTTGCACTTGCTGATATATGCCATCATTGCTTAAAGATACTGGAGCATAGTTGGTTAAATTTTCTTGGGCAATTATTAAACCGGCCGGATGATAACTTTGTTGGCGTGGTAATCCTTCGATTTTCATCGCGTGTTTTAATAGCAGTGGGTATTGTTCTATTTGGTTTCTAAAAGCCACATTTTTCACAATTGCTTCAGTTAATGTTTCATTGGCCGAAAGTGTTTTAGAGATAATGTTAATATCATTTAATGGAATTTTTAACATTCGCCCAACATCTCTTATAGCCATTT includes these proteins:
- a CDS encoding NusA N-terminal domain-containing protein, translated to MSKTIKNSNIAKDFYEIVKSFEFKQRLNLNDIINVFSAETTKILSKIDEDIQVEYILNEDDKTLTPLVTTLSVISDEEALELTNNIDHDARLLMFTTHISLSDARLIQSDCQVDDVVAKELNLEEFSKVLKNTKFPNLLRTIHSSIQQGMSVLRKQRVYEIFKNRIGERVRIQYNAKNSDGSWNVQITEEDAMSTPAYLPSNLVSSKANIKVGQYGHATIINVEEEARLSQVQVSVDSKENVEQALRVSIPELNEGLIDIVNAVRQPGERTKVAFKAGANAPTDFDVFGAIIGPNGQRITGVNEVIGEKIDVILYDDNLRKYIANAMSPARVIDVVEKTNNEQNAVKNSFWVIVAKESLTPAIGRRGVNVSLASSLTNCNLDIISDVEASAQGIIFNNIKSNDVKTFVRRNTRATRRPNAFDVSKINITADSFDDDVMSFTEQEFKDIDTSDFGLEFEELFKQHQQNNEQIVEDKFTLDDAINSFAAENDKVNQIKDDFEDYKRVKEVMENFKTDEDLSKYGLDDFDLSEFDDEDWEE
- a CDS encoding YlxR family protein, producing MVKRKCIITNQILEISNLIRFDYDKKNNQICLDLDKKLKGRGAYLLLNEQTWQQVLKTKALNRTFRTNVNRETYINIQHQLEEAKCLKKIE
- the infB gene encoding translation initiation factor IF-2, whose amino-acid sequence is MSKKNRITNQHDVQSQLNSIKTEVKDGVFIFTGSMPLGEFANKVKLNPNDLIKKFMMKGKLYQINHILEEEEIAELCLELNLDFKKEQSVDASNFLNTVELIDDEKSLSKRPPVITIMGHVDHGKTSLLDFIRKSKVVESETSGITQHVGAYQFINEKGTITFIDTPGHEVFTKMRSRGAQVTDIVILVVAADDGVMPQTKEAIQHTKAANAPMIVFVNKMDKSTKDIEKVKRELAENDVIIEEYGGETPIVYGSAKTGQGVDELLDNIIAFSDLMNLKANKNRYPSGFVLESKADKGVGVVATLIIDNGTLYKGDYMVAGSTYGRIKSLKNTNGKTIEFATPGMPVVVSGLNTSPQAGERFISFEDEKFAKKIAIEKQQMDKRTHLFNRTQTTSDEDGKKILNVIIRSDVQGTSEALKSKLDGMNNNEAIIKVIGAQTGEVSNSDLLLAQASNALIITFRIKASSNIKQSAKQAGVKIAHYDVVFKVIEDMQAWLDGEKAVVYEEKKIGSGHIIKTFFYSKVGTIGGVLLDEGVVKAHSKVKVFRNKKLIHEGIIDTLRRDINDVKEVEKGKDFGMKIHKFNDLKEDDIVEFFEDVPVTI
- a CDS encoding adenine phosphoribosyltransferase, which gives rise to MELEKYIRDIWNFPKQGILFKDISPLLANGDALNYTIVQMANLAKDCDIIVGPDARGFLFGTPTAAMLKKPFIMVRKPGKLPGEVISKNYDLEYGNNVLQIQKGFVKPGQSVAIIDDVLATGGTTKAIVTLLEEQGAVVKRIILLLELESLKGRDKFKDKKIEVSSLIKIK
- a CDS encoding MnuA family membrane nuclease encodes the protein MNKNKLKLILSVPILLTPISVLACNNNQNLNQVSIQLKSNINQITLDELSSYSFELKQNNLKNTKIIILNKELKANGEIEILYQLKNANFTSSIKEYIVASNKIINNNSTQNQMDNDSVIQQKDIENIAINTQESDKIQTIDDERTNTKNSANNTNIINSNENEVANQNKSASQQRQIDSRNFLRLASWNVLNFGQSTVQNFKPKAEAISSIIYTQGYDVIGITELDSELAIQKVVELLKQIDTKHSANNDWKYIISDEYPIAKGHKSQADKYAAFIYKNSIVSPVLLQNNQYYALYDNSNFEPKFGGSLLGYSRPPFSVKFQVNLLDYKNNNFTYLLSHFDGPGVQNGEIKVKGKNGSGEFNEAWNIKNVFEWAKTINNGDDDLIFQGDTNIELSNQNKAFEWVNNYDAKLVFSDSEHFATSLKKSYAQYSQPYDKIIHSSNLQYTNEKIYHLYDFVNDPTVFQFANISSLEQWIEYCNHHSNKKYANETGYIYYGVSDHSPISYDLILDANDVY
- a CDS encoding lipoprotein 17-related variable surface protein, whose protein sequence is MNKKKLSFITLATTSLAAFPAIAASCAKQTDYSDKITVGVKSGLMSKPASSINISDINALVTTEDKITVTVKEVKVSSESDTTLLVTLDVRDDKTGKIQKVIKTITGFSQPNQATANVNTDAPSVNYSELLVLSVNDEAKKHYAKNMTVHDVSVKLTNSDANVVVSNVATNQNNKTILDVTITITEKNGKTLSIVKQIEGFKPEYPQQIQDAYENLPKNINIVKNIASSNFFATAQDGTKIYWDFRQNAFYDKPYNKNSDNNSRIKLFEINPDFRLGFGVNTASPKQEGMQDSELNNSAILVKTNNGYALKFRLSQYKNKKTPSEFYEDVVISQNQEFNFLTQEQLNEKTANVTLIYPDAGRRKEIDANQEVLTHNLDDQELMILVKSFTPKPGEGKVVVTYTIGSSVGEEILETEVKTQELTGFKVDSFDAQFANLTVEYPSMTQTLPSAAQTESFVFKNGDQTYTFANDVTKTLTIKQDSVNDYKGNLTLVLNVTKDNNSFNKEYSLSGFKQKEFNFEQYINNEMYKPSLNSNIDKTQTNAATLLASNFTLPQYDTQAVYAEISGVSVDQDNNTVAKVSVNWTNLLVENSQPVLKTYDFSGFKAVENKTYRVAELYPLASNGTLFTYVANQDNNEKIKTAYNQSKTKDANDRKVAFIRLDNKGTTITSKKINFSSALSTPDNVKVLTHGNNHNVSWPAKKGSNKGIAIVKDGTKYYLEYVLVLENGEDDTEVFKLELFNESTSNTQN
- a CDS encoding 5'-3' exonuclease, whose product is MIKPKFLLIDGNFLLFQSFYASYAKYGASMQDNQGRSTNGVHVFFLTLHKILNYIQPQYLFIAFDAHGKTKRHLLYKDYKAGRTKAPEIIHEQFSYVKQILTAFNIKWFEQIGDEADDLIATLAQIDDVEKYIFSKDQDLLQLVDKDTSVIYKNNVNEFDLYTMSNFEYFHKIKPHQIPDLKGLAGDNSDNIKGVNGIGKIGAIKLIQQYGSLENIYQNINNIKGATKTKLELGYEDAKFAKSLTILNKNVEMNLDIAFYSVANVNIENGIKELQNFNLNSVIQKWNEFKQ
- the dnaE gene encoding DNA polymerase III subunit alpha, translating into MNKFINLYNTTEYTFLDSLIRVKTLVEQSKNAGLKAVVLSDHNNMFGLGLFLDICKKNNIKPVVGLDLDVDKYRFILLARNYQGFQKLNDLVLQKSKNHTISMFDIDNSDLIIIDHPLYGYYAQNLQIYKFKNAQYYVNSLDINIKNAIYIKQNQLFNKNDVDTLNLLQELGNNLVTKPDLDYFETPHLSEQILQRINNIIDDCNFELPKKQLNLAKFDNNNSFDNEKKLIELLNAGIERVRSELPKNINDWKPRLSYEFEIIKSLGFIDYFLIIQDLVNWAKSQGISIGPGRGSAAGSLISYLLNITSINPLKYDLLFERFLNPQRVSWPDIDIDIQDDRRMEVFEYLKNKYGFDRVSFISTFQTLGAKMAIRDVGRMLKIPLNDINIISKTLSANETLTEAIVKNVAFRNQIEQYPLLLKHAMKIEGLPRQQSYHPAGLIIAQENLTNYAPVSLSNDGIYQQVQLPMDYVEDFGLLKIDLLGLKTLTEIQNMEQLIDKNHWFENLLKKPEHKEIINDQNVFKNLNDGLTEGLFQLESPGMKKTISKVKLNLFEDLYAIISLFRPGPMAYITTYANNKQNPSLIQSIHPVYDQILSSTYGIMVYQEQIMLIAQKVANMSFVEADFLRRAISKKDEQKIKQYKQKFIDGALQNGLNQSQVYKIYSNIERFAEYGFNKSHAVSYAFLTMKMAFYKTYYPLIFYSALISNSRGSQTKINQYALEIRKQNKIVNSPCILNSSVNTVIKNEQIWLPFDIIKGFGGESVNKIINNINELGPFSKNLNETILRLRFGGLTENAIDILVRANVFREYGHMNFVLKQSRIMLDSFKSASKITDWNTLKAKFEKMGNFDYLVENIERDIAFEVKNEEELLGMSYNAFDTSRFEKEGDVKLNSIPLNYSEWVIVKVEQIKKINLKPYFIVELSDSTLKQSFFINIAKWDEWSNVKKNDLLNVKISNNNSKLKIITFKGI